One window of the Prinia subflava isolate CZ2003 ecotype Zambia chromosome 1, Cam_Psub_1.2, whole genome shotgun sequence genome contains the following:
- the PDSS1 gene encoding all trans-polyprenyl-diphosphate synthase PDSS1 isoform X1: MALRWWWRSGAWCCRAPPLGSVPSPGPRAPPVPSAAMCHITQRSSTFSFPKLCSIFWRFHHTSTSHWCSCSKTISDEKYQDPFQLGKKDLKNLYEDIKKELLVSAAELKEMCDYYFDGKGKAFRPMIVVLMARACNIHHNNSKEVQASQRSVAIIAEMIHTASLVHDDVIDDANSRRGKRTLNQIWGERKAVLAGDFILSAASVALARIGNTTIISVLTQVIEDLVRGEFLQLGSKENENERFAHYLEKTFKKTASLIANSCKAVCFNSRLPRSQSS; the protein is encoded by the exons ATGGCCTTGCGGTGGTGGTGGCGGAGCGGCGCCTGGTGCTGCCGGGCTCCGCCGCTGGGCTCCGTGCCGAGCCCCggcccccgcgccccgccggtCCCCAGCGCGGCG ATGTGTCACATTACCCAAAGAAGTTCAACTTTCTCATTTCCAAAACTGTGTAGTATATTTTGGCG GTTTCATCATACAAGTACATCCCACTGGTGCAGCTGCAGTAAAACAATTAGTGATGAAAAATACCAAGACCCTTTTCAACTTGGTAAAAAAGACTTGAAGAATCTCTATGAAGATATTAAGAAG GAATTGCTGGTCTCTGCAGCAGAACTTAAGGAAATGTGTGATTATTACTTtgatgggaagggaaaggcCTTTCGACCAATGATTGTGGTGCTAATGGCTCGGGCTTGCAACATTCATCATAATAATTCCAA ggAGGTGCAAGCAAGCCAGCGCTCTGTGGCCATAATTGCTGAGATGATCCATACAGCCAGTCTAGTTCATGATGATGTCATTGATGATGCAAATTCTCGCAGAGGAAAAAGGACACTTAATCAAATCTGGGGAGAGAGGAAA GCTGTTCTAGCTGGTGACTTCATCCTCTCAGCTGCTTCTGTAGCTTTAGCACGGATTGGAAATACTACTATCATCTCTGTTCTAACTCAGGTGATTGAAGATCTGGTGCGTG GTGAATTCCTCCAGCTGGGTTCCAAGGAAAACGAGAATGAGAGATTTGCTCACTACCTCGAGAAGACTTTTAAGAAGACGGCGAGTCTGATAGCAAACAGTTGTAAAGCAGTAT gTTTCAATTCTAGGCTGCCCCGATCCCAAAGTTCATGA
- the LOC134559438 gene encoding protein adenylyltransferase SelO-like, with amino-acid sequence MRWRPWLPACLAWGCVAALCGSRGLCPAPNASRPQPGQCPRRRAAELCAWALSSDSLLDPFPVDVIQENYVRNVRNCIFSVVYPTPFKSRVRLVAVSKEVLGNILDLDISVKGSSDFLEFVSGGEVMFGSVPLAHRYGGHQFGSWAGQLGDGRAHLVGVYTNRHGERWELQLKGSGKTPYSRNGDGRAVLRSSVREFLCSEAMHYLGIPTSRAASLVVSDDGVWRDQFYNGNIKKERGAIVLQLAKSWFRIGSLEILAHSGELDLLRRLLDFIIQEHFPSIEMNDSNRYLEFFSTVVSETANLISLWMSVGFAHGVCNTDNFSLLSITIDYGPFGFMDSYYPNFVPNTSDDEGRYKIGNQASVGLFNLSKLLQALKPLLDPRQKQLASQILKGYGEHYHSRFTELFKTKLGLLGENENDNYLIAFLLKIMEDTRADFTMTFRELSEITADQLKELQISEEFWALQDLGKHKLFSEWVTMYLLRLNSNNGDSDAKRRTRMANVNPRYILRNWMAESAVQKANLNDFSEVQLLEQVLQHPFQRQEAAERAGYSLRPPAWAKHLKVSCSS; translated from the exons ATGCGGTGGCGGCCCTGGCTGCCCgcctgcctggcctggggctgcGTGGCCGCGCTGTGCGGCTCCCGCGGGCTCTGCCCGGCCCCGAACGCCTCCCGCCCTCAGCCGGGTCAGTGCCCGCGGCGCCGGGCGGCGGAGCTCTGCGCCTGGGCCCTGTCCTCAGACAGCCTCCTAG ATCCTTTTCCAGTTGATGTGATCCAAGAAAATTATGTCCGTAATGtgagaaactgcattttttcagtTGTCTATCCTACACCTTTTAAATCTAGAGTTCGTCTTGTAGCTGTTTCAAAG gaagttcttggaaatattttggatCTTGATATATCTGTCAAAGGATCGTCTGATTTTCTGGAGTTTGTCAGTGGTGGGGAGGTGATGTTTGGGTCTGTTCCACTGGCCCATAGGTATGGAGGTCACCAG TTTGGTAGCTGGGCAGGTCAGCTGGGGGATGGAAGAGCCCACTTGGTCGGAGTATATACAAACAG GCatggtgagaggtgggaactGCAGTTAAAAGGGTCAGGAAAGACCCCATACTCCCG GAATGGTGATGGAAGAGCTGTGCTTCGCTCCTCTGTTCGAGAGTTTTTATGTAGTGAGGCAATGCACTATCTTGGAATTCCTACAAGCAGAGCTGCtag CTTAGTTGTAAGTGATGATGGTGTGTGGAGAGACCAGTTTTACAATGGAAAtattaagaaagaaagag GTGCAATAGTGCTACAACTTGCCAAATCGTGGTTTCGTATAGGATCCTTGGAAATCTTAGCTCACTCTGGGGAACTGGACTTACTAAG AAGATTGCTAGACTTTATCATCCAGGAACACTTTCCATCAATAGAAATGAATGATTCAAACAGATACCTG GAATTTTTCTCTACAGTCGTGTCAGAGACTGCAAATCTCATTTCCTTGTGGATGTCTGTGGGGTTTGCACATG GTGTGTGCAATACAGATAACTTCAGTCTGTTGTCCATAACAATAGATTATGGTCCATTTGGATTCATGGACTCCTATTACCCAA attttgttcCAAACACATCTGATGATGAAGGGAGATATAAAATAGGAAACCAGGCAAGTGTTGGGCTTTTTAATCTCAGCAAGCTGTTACAAGCTCTAAAACCTTTATTGGATCCCAGGCAAAAGCAGCT agctTCCCAAATTTTGAAGGGGTATGGTGAGCACTATCACAGTCG TTTCACAGAActattcaaaacaaaattgGGTCTCCTTGGGGAGAATGAGAATGATAACTATTTGATTGCTTTCCTCTTAAAA ATTATGGAAGATACAAGGGCTGATTTTACAATGACATTCCGAGAGCTGAGTGAAATTACTGCAGACCAGTTAAAGGAGCTCCAGATTTCTGAG gAGTTCTGGGCTCTCCAGGATCTGGgtaaacacaaattattttcagaatggGTTACTATGTACCTCCTGAGATTAAACAG TAACAATGGTGACTCAGATGCCAAAAGAAGAACAAGAATGGCAA ATGTTAATCCTAGATACATACTTAGGAATTGGATGGCAGAATCAGCAGTGCAAAAAGCTAATTTGAATGATTTCTCAGAG gttcagctcctggagcaggttttACAACACCCCTTTCAgaggcaggaggctgcagagagagcagggTATTCCCTGCGCCCCCCAGCTTGGGCCAAGCATCTGAAAGTCAGCTGTTCATCCTGA
- the PDSS1 gene encoding all trans-polyprenyl-diphosphate synthase PDSS1 isoform X2 — protein sequence MIHTASLVHDDVIDDANSRRGKRTLNQIWGERKAVLAGDFILSAASVALARIGNTTIISVLTQVIEDLVRGEFLQLGSKENENERFAHYLEKTFKKTASLIANSCKAVSILGCPDPKVHEIAYQYGKNVGIAFQLIDDVLDFTSCADHLGKPTAADLKLGLATGPVLFACRQFPEMNAMIMRRFSKPGDVERAWKYVLQSDGVQQTTYLAQRYCHAATREIRKLRPSPEREALVHLTEMVLMRDK from the exons ATGATCCATACAGCCAGTCTAGTTCATGATGATGTCATTGATGATGCAAATTCTCGCAGAGGAAAAAGGACACTTAATCAAATCTGGGGAGAGAGGAAA GCTGTTCTAGCTGGTGACTTCATCCTCTCAGCTGCTTCTGTAGCTTTAGCACGGATTGGAAATACTACTATCATCTCTGTTCTAACTCAGGTGATTGAAGATCTGGTGCGTG GTGAATTCCTCCAGCTGGGTTCCAAGGAAAACGAGAATGAGAGATTTGCTCACTACCTCGAGAAGACTTTTAAGAAGACGGCGAGTCTGATAGCAAACAGTTGTAAAGCA gTTTCAATTCTAGGCTGCCCCGATCCCAAAGTTCATGAGATTGCATACCAGTATGGAAAAAACGTTGGCATAGCTTTTCAG ctGATAGATGATGTGCTGGATTTTACATCATGTGCTGACCATCTGGGGAAACCAACAGCAGCAGATCTCAAGCTTGGATTAGCCACAGGCcctgttttatttgcttgtcGACAG TTTCCAGAAATGAATGCTATGATAATGAGGAGATTCAGTAAGCCAGGAGATGTTGAACGTGCATGGAAATATGTGTTGCAG AGTGATGGTGTGCAGCAAACGACCTACCTCGCCCAGCGCTACTGCCACGCCGCCACGCGCGAGATCCGCAAGCTGCGGCCGTCCCCCGAGAGAGAGGCCCTGGTGCACCTCACAGAAATGGTCCTCATGCGAGACAAGTGA